GTGCTGGACGCCGATGGCACGTGGCTCGGGACCGTCGAGATGCCGGACCGCTTCCGTGTGGCGCAGATCACCATGGACGCCGTACTCGGGGTCCGGGAGGACGCCCTCGACATCCAGCACCCCCAGCTCCTCCGCCTGACGAGGAACTGACCGGGAGACGTTCCCGCGGGAACGTCCCGCACCCCCGGGTGGGACCTCGGTGGCGGATTTGGTATACATTTTTCTCCACGAGAGACGCCGCGCGACGTTTCGTGGCGACAACCGCGTCGGGGATCCCGATCGATCTCACGGTCCGCTGCTTGTCAGGCGCGGTCGCTCTGACCACGTTCCACCCGACGTCCGTGACTCGAAGCCGAGGCCGGGCGTCTGGCAACCGACCGTACCCGGATGACCCGGAGGATCCCGATGCGCCGCGCCCTTGATCGAACGTTCGTGACGCACCTCTGCTGTGTGCTTTCCCTCTCCCTGTTCGGCCTCCTGGCCTGCGCGCCGGAGGACGGTGGCGAGGCCGGCGGCGGGGATGCCGGCGGCGGGGATGCCGGCGGTGGCGAGGCCGGTGCCGACGAAGCCTCCGGTGAGAGCCTCACGGAGCGCCTGATCGCGCGCGGGGAGTCGCTCGAGCTTCCGACGGAGTGGGATCCGCCCCCGGGCGAGCCCATCGTGCACCACACGGCGGGCTTCGCGAAGACGCTCTGTTCCGGGACCTTCATCACGGGGCTGGACTGGCGCGACGCGGCGGCCAACGTGGGCGGCTTCACGGCGCCCTTCCAGCACCGGGGCGCGGTCGTCGATACGGTCGTCGACATGGAGGCACAGACCGTGAGCCTCACCCTCGGCTCGGGGATCACGCGCACCGCCAAGCTGTACGGCAGCCAGGGCTGCATCACGCACCCGCTGGGCCAGGACTCGATCTACTTCACGCCGTCCGTCGTCGAGCCGATGACGCCGGATCCGGCGACCACGCCGTGGCCGATGGGGGACGTGCTCCCGGACGAGCCGTACCCGCCCGAGATCGACATGGACAAGGTCGGGCAGGCGGTCGAGACCGCGATGGACCAGGAGGGGATGACGCTCGGCTTCGTCGTCACCTACAAGGGGCGGATCATCGGCGAGGATTACGGCCCCGGCGTCGACATGCACACCCCGTTCGAGAGCTGGTCGAAGGGGAAGTCGCTCACCGGGACGCTGATGGCCGTCCTCATCCAGCAGGGCGTGTACGAGCTGTGGCAGCGCGCCCCGATCCCGGAATGGCAGGATGACGAGAGGAGGAACATCCGCATCGCGGACATCATGCGCATGTCGAGCGGCATCCGGATCGTCGCGCCGCAGGACCCGGACTACACGGAAGAGATGGGGTATCCCGACCACCTCTATCTCTACACCGGGGAGAACGCCTTCGAGTGGGCCGCGACCCGCCCGCAGCAGTGGGAACCCAACACGGTGGGACGATACCGGAACACCGACCCGGCGCTGACGAACTACCTGGTCCGCCTCGGCGTCGAGGGGCGCGGCGACGACTATCACGCCTTCCCGCAGCGGCACCTGTTCGACAAGCTCGGGATCCGGAACTTCATCATGGAGACGGACCCGAACGGCAACTTCCTCACCCAGGGCTACGAGTTCGGCTCCGCCCGCGACTGGGCGCGGCTGGGCAACCTCTACCTGCAGGACGGCGTGTGGGAGGGCGAGCGCATCCTCCCCGAGGGCTACGTCGACTACGCGATGGAGATCGCCCCCGCCTGGATCGCGGACGGACGGCCGACGTACGGCGGCGGCTTCCTGTGGAAGGACCTCGGCTTCCCGATCGAGGATGACTACGGCGGCTTCGCGGGCGCCGGCGGCCAGTACACCGTGTTCATCCCCGCGCGCGGTCTCGTCATCACCCGCCTCGGCAAGTACACGGGGGCCGGCCCCGGCGGAGAGAACCTGAGAGCCGCGATCGCCCTCCTGATGGAGGCCGTCCCCCCGATCGGCGACTAGCCGGCCGGTTCCCGGCGCGCCGCCGCGAGGCGACCCGCGCGGGAGGGCAGGTCCGGGGCGTCGAGGATTGTGGCGACGAGGTCGAAGTCGTCGCGGGGGCCCGTCCATTCGAGGTCGTCCACGCTCGCTGACACCGGGGCGTCCCGGACGAGCGTGGCGAGGCGCCGGAAGAGGAGCGCGTCGTCCAGTCCGTTGCGCAGCGTTTGGGCGAGGCGTTCGGGGCCGCGCACGGCGACGTCCCATTCTCTTCCATCCGAGGGGATGTCCTCGATGCGGCCGTAGCGCGCGAGGACGGCGGCCGCCGTCTTGGCGCCGAAGCCTCGGATGCCGGGGAATCCGTCCGCGGAGTCTCCCACCAGGGCCAGCCAGTCGGGGATCGCGGCGGGCGGGACCCCGAACTTCTCGATGACGCCGGCCTCGTCGCGCAGGAGCCGCTGCCGCCGGTCGAACTGCACGATGCGGTCGCCTTCCACGCACTGGGCGAGGTCCTTGTCCGGCGTGCAGATGAAGACGCGCTCCACGCGCGGGTCCGCGGCGGCCATCGCGGCGCCGGCGGCCATCGCGTCGTCCGCCTCGTGCTCCACCATCGGCCACACGACGAACCCCGCCGAGGCGAGCGCCTCCTCGACGAGCGGGAACTGCGAGAAGAGCGCCGGGTCGATGCCCGAGCCGTCCTTGTAGCCGGGCCACAGCTCGTTGCGGAAGGATTCAATGACGCGGTCGGTGGCGATGGCGACGTGCGTGGCCCCGCCCTCGAGGAGGCCGAGCATCGAAGCCACGACCCCGCGTGCCGCTCCGACCTCATGACCCCCGGCGTTCTTCGCCGAGGGCGCGCCGTAGAAGTGCCGGAACAACTCGTAGGTGCCGTCGATGAGGTGGACCTGCACGCGAACTCCGCCTTCCGCTGACGCCCCGCCGCGACCCTCCGCCCCGTCCCGCTCCCGCCTCCGAAGCGTCGTGCGTCAGAGCGCAGTGTGCAACGGCCCGGTCCGGGGACTGGTGCCGAAGGGGCGCCGGTGTACCTTTGGTGGCCTTCCGCCGGCCCCGCGGCCGGCTGTGGGTCCCGGTCCCGCTGTGAGGCGTTCGACGTGAGCCAGCTCCAACCAGTTCCGACCCCCGAGGGCGCCGCCGCCGCGCCCCCGCTCACGCGCGAGGCGATCGCGACGGCCGACCGGGTCGTCCTCAAGGTGGGGACGGGTGTCGTCACGCATGATGATGGGACGATCGCCCTCTCACGTCTCTTCCGCGTGGTGGAGAGCGCGAGCCGCCTGCGGCAGGAAGGTCGGGAGGTCCTCATCGTGACTTCGGGAGCGGTGGGCCTGGGACGCGTCGCCCTCCAGCTCCCCGAACCGCCCGAGACGGCCCAACTGAAGCAGACGTGCGCCGCCATCGGCCAGAGCCGGCTCATGGAACTCTACCAGCAGGGGTTCGCCCGGCTCGGCGTCACCTGCGCGCAGATCCTCATCACGTGGACGGACTTCGACGACCGCGTGCGCTACCTGAACCTGCACGAGACGCTCCAGAGCCTCTTCCGGCTCGGCGTCGTCCCGGTGGTGAACGAGAACGATGCCATCTCGCTGAACGATCGCGTGTACCGGGGGACGGGCAAGCGGCCGATCTTCGACGACAACGACCGGCTGGGGGCGCTGGTCGCGAGCGAACTGGCGGCGGATCTGATCGTGCTTCTCACGGATGTGCCGGGGGTCATGACGGCCGACCCCAGGCGCGACCCGGACGCGCGGCTGGTCGCCCGGATCGACCGGCCCGATGAGCACGGACTCGACGTGGACGGCCGCTCCGGGCTCGGCCGGGGCGGGATGGCGAGCAAGCTGGAGGCGGCCCGCGTCGCGTCGCGCGGGGGCTGCCACACCGTCATCGCGTCGGGGGTCGATCCGGGCGCGCTCGACCGCGTCCTGGCCGGCGAGGAGGAGGGAACGTGGATCCCGCCGCGCGCCGCCCTCTCCTCGCGCAGCCGCTGGATCGCGTACTGTTCGCACCCGCGCGGAACGCTGGTCCTGGCGGAGGGGGGTGCCGAGCGTCTCCAGGACGGCGAGCCCGTGAGAGCCGGGGACGTCGCGCGGGCGGAAGGCGAGTTCCGTCGCGGCGACGTGGTCGAGGTGCGGGCGCTCGACGGATCCCTGGTCGGGCGGGGCGTCGTCGCGCTCGACTCGCGGCTCGTCCTCCAGGCGACCTCCCACCAGGCGGGGGCCGGCGTCCAGATCGTGGGGCGGGAGCATCTCATCCTCAAGGAATCCTGATGGAAGCAACGACGATGGAAGCGACGACACTGAAGCGGGAAGCGACGGAGCGGGCACCGACGGAGACGCTGAGGAAGCGGGCGGCCGGCGTACGGGCGGCGCAGCGCACCATCGGGAGCGCCGAGGCGGAGCGCAGGACGGCGGCGCTCCGCGCGCTGAAAGCGGTCCTGGTGCGCTCGCGGGCCGAGATCTCGCGGGCGAACGACGAGGACCTGGCGCGCGCGGCGGAGGAAGGGCTTTCGGGGTCCCTCCTCCACCGGCTGGGGCTGCCGGACGCGAAGTTCGAGAGCCTGCTCGAAGGGATCGACGCGCTCGTAGACGGCGAGGACCCGATCGACCGCGTCCTCACGCGCACGGAGCTCGACGAGGGGCTCGTGCTCGAGCGCGTGCGCAGCCCTCTGGGCGTCCTCCTCATCATCTTCGAGAGCCGGCCCGACGCGGTCATCCAGATCGGGTCCCTCGCCATCCGCTCCGGCAACGGCGTCATCATGAAGGGCGGCCGCGAGGCGGCCCGCTCCAACGAGGCGCTCGTCGGCTGTCTGCGGCAGGCGCTGGAGGAGGCCGGCCTCGATCCCCGCGCCGTCCTCGGCGTCCCGGACCGCCGGGATGTCGACGAACTGCTCGCGCTCGACGACCTCATCGACCTCGTGATCCCGCGGGGGTCGGGGGCGCTGGTCCGCTCGATCCAGGAGCGGAGCCGGATCCCGGTGCTGGGGCACGCGGAGGGCGTGTGCCACCTCTACGTGGACGCGTCGGCGGACCCGGAGATGGCGCTACGGCTCGCCGTGGACGGGAAATGCGACTACCCGGCGGCGTGCAACGCGACCGAGACGCTGCTCGTCCACGAGGCCTTCCTGCCGCGGCTGGGCCCGGTCGGAGAGGCGCTCCGCGAGCGCGGCGTCGAACTCCGCTGCGACGAACCCTCGCGCCAGGTCCTGCCGTGGGCCGAGGCCGCGTCCGAGGAGGACTGGGGGCTCGAGTTCGGCGACCTCACGCTGGCGGTGCGGACGGTGGCGGGCCTGGAGGAGGCCGTCGACTTCATTCACGCGCACGGGAGCAGCCACACGGACGCGATCGTGGCCGAGGACCCGGCTGTCGCGGAACGGTTCCTGAAGGCCGTGGACGCGGCGAGCGTGTTCCACAACGCAAGCACCCGCTTCGCGGACGGCTTCCGCTACGGGCTCGGGGCGGAGGTCGGGATCAGCACGGCCCGCATCCACGCACGCGGCCCGGTCGGCGTCGAGGGCCTCCTCACGACGCGCTGGCTGCTGCGCGGCGAAGGACAGGGCGCCGCGGACTACGGCCCAGGCAAGCGCAGCTTCACCCACCGCCCTCTGGACGGTTGAATACGGTCTGAACGCGCGGGACGTTCCCGCGGGAACGCCGCCGACCAGCCGCTGCCGCCGGCCAGCCGCCGCCGGCCGCTACGGAATGCGGCGTACGCGGATGTTGCGGTACCAGACGGGGTCGCCGTGGTCCTGGACGCCGAGATGGCCCTCGTGGTGGCGGCCGTAGTCGGGCCACTCCACGAACTTGCTCCCCGCCACCAGCGCCTCCCACTCGTCCGAGCCGATTTCGTACTCGACGACCTGAACGCCGTTCAGCCAGTGGACGACCTGGTTGCCGTGGCGGACGATCCGGACCTCGTTCCACTCGCCGGCCGGGTTCGAAACGTCCTCCGGCGGCGCGTGCAGGCCGTAGTTCGATCCCGCCGAGGTGAGCGGATTGCCGCCGTCGTAGTGCCCCGCGTTGTCGAGCACCTGCATCTCCGGGCCCGATTCGAACGCGCGTTCGGTGTTCTCGGAGATGCCGAAGAAGATCCCGCTGTTGCCGCCCTCGCCGACCTTCCACTCGAGGCGCAGGTCGAAGTCCGCATAGGTTTCACGCGTGATGAGCGTCCCGCCCCCGACGCCCGGCGTGAAGGCGAGCGCGCCCTCCTTCGCGCTCCAGCCCGCGGGGACGTCATCCATCCGGAACCCCCGCCACGCGTCGAGCGATTCCCCGTCGAAGAGGAGTTCGAAGCCCTCCGCGGCTTCCTCGGCGGAGAGTCGGTTGGCGGCCATTTGCGCCTCGACATCCGCGTCGGCCGGCGCCGCGTCCCCCGTCTCCGACCCCGCCTCCGCCTGCCCGCACCCGGCCGCGCCGACCGCGCCGAAGGTCAGGAGGGCCGACGTTGCAGCGGACGACAGCTTGAACGAATCGATACGTCGCTTCACGGATGAACTCCACGTTCCGAACCGAATTGAGTGGCTCGCCTCACGGTAGACCCCGCGCCCGACCGCCACAACCACGCGGGCGCCGAAACCGCTAGCTTCCATGGCCAGGGTTCGGTACGCTGCGCTGGAGTCTGAAGGGGGTTTACATGTTGTCCATACAGCTTCCAGAAGAGATCGAAGCGCGACTCGACCGTCTCGCAAGGAAGACGGGTCGCACGAAGAGCGACTATGCGTGTGAAGCCATCCTCGAGAAGATCGAGGATCTGGAAGACGTGTATCTGGCCGAACAGGTTCTGGACCGCATCCAGAAGGGGGAGGAAGAGGTGGTGAGTGCGGAAGAGATATGGCGTGAGTTGGAGGATTGAATATGCTCATCGCCGCGACATATACCAGTAGAGGGTACCGCTACAATCGCTAGCGGCGGCCGCCGGCGATGCGGGTGGCTTCGGGGCGGCGGCGCAACGCAAGCATGCTCCAGGTGCCGAGGGCGGGGCCGATGGCGAGGGGGGCGAAGGCCCACTCCCAGCCCAGCGCCGCCTCCCACACCGGGACGAGGCGGATGGTGGCGACGGTAAGCAGGAAGCCGATCGCCGTCTGCAGCGTGAGCGCGGTGCCGACGTACTCGGGTTCGGCGAGTTCGCTCACGCAGGCGGAGAACTGGGCGGAGTCGGCGACGATCGCGAACCCCCACACGAGACAGATCCCCGCGACCGGCCAGACGGGGCCGCCGAACAGGGGCCCGATGGCCAGGCAGCAGGCACCGCTCAGCACCATGCTCCAACTCGTCACGGCGGTCCGCCCCACACGGTCCGCGAGCACGCCGGCCGCGGCGGCGCCCAGCCCTCCGGCCGCGATCGTCCCGAAGGCCAGGTAGGAGGCGAGGGAGGGGGTCGTGCCCCCGCTCGCGTCCGCCGCGAAGCTCGCCGCCAGGAAGGCCGGGATCCACGTCCACATGGCGTAGAGTTCCCACATGTGCCCGAAGTAGCCACCGTTGGCGAGCATCGTCGCGCGATCGGCGATGATGCGCCGCACGGCCCGGGGGTCGAACGGCGCGGCTGGCGCCTGGTAGGGACCGGTCCGGAGCCCGGTCGCGGCGAGGACCGCCGCCACGACGGCGAGGCCCGAGGCGAGCAGGAGCACCGGCTGCCAGGCGCCGATCCCTCCGAGCGGACGCAGGAGATGAGGCGTCGCGCTCCCGACCGCGAGGGCGCCGATGAGGATCCCGATCGCCGTCCCGCGCCCGCCGCGGAACCATCCCGCGACGATCTTCATGCCCGGCGGATAGACGCCCGCCAGCGCGACCCCCGTCGCGAACCGGAGCACGACCGCGAGGGCGAGGCCTTCGGCGAAAACCGCGATCGCCGCCGTGGCGGCGGCGCCGAGAAGCGCCGACCCCGCGATGAGCCGGCGCGGGTCCCACACGTCGGACAGCGTGAGCAGCGCGGAGAGGACGGCGCCTGTCGCGAAGCCGAGTTGGACCGAGGTCGTGAGCCACGCGGCCCCCGCATCGTCCAGATCCCACGCCTCGCGAAGCTCCGGCACCACCGCGCTGGCCGAGAACCAGAGCCCCATCGCGAGCAACTCGAGCAGCGCGAGCAGGGCAAGCTGTCCTGCCCTCCGCGAGCCAGGGTCCGGAGAGGGCGGGGTCATGGGCGTCGGCTACGCCTCGCTGTCGGCGAACTGTTGCTGCAGGCTTCGCACGACGGCGGGGTCGGCGAGCGTCGTCGTGTCGCCCAGCGCCCTTCCCTCCGCCACGTCGCGCAGCAGGCGGCGCATGATCTTCCCGCTCCGCGTCTTCGGCAGTTCGGCGGCGAAGATGAGGTCGGCCGGCCGCGCGATCGCGCCGATCTGCGCCGCCACGTGCCCCCGCAGCTCCTGGCGCAGCGCCTCGGACGTCTCCGTCCCCTCCACCACGCTCACGAACGCGGCCACCGCCTGTCCCTTGATCTCATCCGAACGCCCCACGACCGCGGCTTCCGCCACCGCCCCGTGGTCGACCAGCGCGGACTCCACCTCCATGGTCCCGATCCGGTGGCCGGCCACGTTCAGCACGTCGTCCACGCGGCCCATGATCCAGTAGTAGCCGTCCTCGTCCACCCGCGCCCCGTCGCCCGGGAAGTAGATGTCGGGCCATTTCGACCAGTACGTCTCGCGGTAGCGTTCCTCGTCTCCCCACACCCCCCGCAGCATCCCCGGCCACGGCGAGGTGATGGCCAGGTAGCCGGACTCCGCCGGGTTCCCCTCCTCGTCGAGGATCGCTGCCTCGATGCCGGGGAAGGGGACCGTAGCCGTCCCCGGCTTCGTGGTGATCGCCCCGGGGAGCGGCGTGATCATGATTCCGCCCGTCTCCGTCTGCCACCACGTGTCGACGATCGGGCAGCGGCCGCCGCCGATGTGGCGGTCGTACCACACCCACGCCTCGGGGTTGATGGGTTCGCCCACCGTCCCGAGCAGCCGGAGCGCGGAGAGGTCGTAGCCCGCCGGCCAGTCGTCCCCCCACCGCATGAAGGCGCGGATCGCCGTCGGCGCCGTGTAGAACACCGTCACCGCGTAGCGCTCGCACAGCTCCCAGAAGCGGCCCCGGTCGGGCCAGTCGGGCGATCCCTCGTACATCACCACCGTCGCCCCGTTCGAGAGCGGGCCGTACACGATGTAGGAGTGGCCCGTCACCCACCCCACGTCCGCCGTGCACCAGTAGATGTCGTCCTCCCGGAGGTCGAACACCCACTTCGCGGTCGCGGTCACGTGCGTCATGTAGCCGCCGGTCGTGTGCATCACGCCCTTCGGCTTCCCCGTCGTCCCCGAGGTGTAGAGGATGTAGAGCAGGTCCTCGGAATCCATCGGCTCGGCGGGGAAATCGGCGTCCGCCGCGGCGATCAGGTCGTGGTACCAGTGGTCCCGGCCCGCGGTCATGTCGCACGACGGCGTGTCCACCGCGTCTCCGTGGGGCGCGGCCCTGGGGTCGGTCACCGCGGAACGCCGGACGACGACGACGCTGTTCACGTAGTCGAGACCCTCGATGGCCGCGTCCGTGCTCGCCTTGAGCGGGATGATCCCCCCGCGGCGATATCCTCCGTCCGCCGTGATCACGCACGTGGCATGGGCGTCCTCGATCCGGTCGCGAAGGGACTGCGGCGAAAAGCCTCCGAAGACGACGGAGTGCGGGGCGCCGATGCGCGCGCAGGCGAGCATGGCGACGGCGGCTTCCGGAACCATGGGGAGATAGATCGCGACCCGGTCTCCCTTCCCGACGCCGAGCCCCTTCAGTGCGTTCGCGAAACGGCACACTTCCTCGTGCAACTCGCGGTAGGTGTAGCGCCGCACGTCTCCCGGCTCGCCCTCCCAGATCAGCGCCGTCTTCGAGCCGCGCGCCTGGAGGTGGCGGTCGAGACAGTTGTACGCGGCGTTGAGCGTGCCGCCGACGAACCACTTCGAGAACGGAGGATCCCACTCCAGCACCGTGTCCCAGGGCGTGAACCAGTCGAGCCGTCGCGCCCACGCCTCCCAGTACGCCTCGCGGTCCCGGCCGGCCTCGTCGTAGGGGCCGCGATCGCCCACATGGGCGGCCGCCACGAAGTCCGCCGAGGGTTCGAAGGTCCTCTGTTCGTCCAGCAGGACGTCGATTTCCCGGTGCTGTTCTGTCATGGAATCGCTCGAATGGGAGGGGAGGAAGGGACGGGCGCGCTTGTCACGGAGCCGCCGGCGACGCCATCTAGTGTCGACCTTGGTGTGCCGGCCGGGGGCCGCTTGGCGTGACAGTAGACGACGTCCGGCGGCGCAGGCAAGCACCCGGCGCCGCAGGCAGGCACCCGGCGACGAAGCACGGAGTTTCATGACGGAAGACACGCTGGTCCTCATCCTGATCATCGCCGGATCGCTGGGCGGGCTCCTCGCCCTCGCCTTCGGCATCTGGGTGGGACTCGGCTCTCCGGGGCTCTACGACAAGTACGCGCCGACGGGACGGGCGCCGCGCGAGTCGCCCTGGCGCTGGTTGCTGGGGGGGCGGCAGCGCGCCCGTTCGAGCCGCTTCGATGCGGTGATGCGGGAGGCGGAAGCCGACGGGGAGGAAGACGGGGAGGACGAGCGGGAAGAGCCCGAGCGGTACTCATCGAAACCGGACTTCAGCCGGGGGCGTCGCTTCCAGCGATGAGTCCGAAGCGGTGAATCTGCCGGCGGACCGTCACGGACGGGTGCGCCGCATACTCCTGTGGGTGCTGCTCGCGAACGTGGGGGTGATCGCGGCGAAGCTGATCGTGGGGCTGCGCTCGGGGTCGATCGCCGTGCTGGGGGACGCGGCCCACTCGGGCGTGGATGCGATCAACAACGTCGTGGGTCTCGTCGCGATGCGCCTCGCGGCCGCCCCCCCGGACGCCGAACATCCCTACGGACACGGCAAGTTCGAGACGCTCGCGGCACTCGCCGTGGCGGCCTTCCTCTCGGTCACCTGCTTCGAACTCGTTCAGAGCGCCTTCGAGCGTCTCATCCGCGGCGGCGCTCCACCGGATCTCGAACCGGCGATGATGATCGTGCTCCTCGCGGCCCTCGTCGTGAACGGGGCGGT
This genomic stretch from Candidatus Palauibacter scopulicola harbors:
- a CDS encoding DUF6290 family protein gives rise to the protein MLSIQLPEEIEARLDRLARKTGRTKSDYACEAILEKIEDLEDVYLAEQVLDRIQKGEEEVVSAEEIWRELED
- a CDS encoding MFS transporter codes for the protein MTPPSPDPGSRRAGQLALLALLELLAMGLWFSASAVVPELREAWDLDDAGAAWLTTSVQLGFATGAVLSALLTLSDVWDPRRLIAGSALLGAAATAAIAVFAEGLALAVVLRFATGVALAGVYPPGMKIVAGWFRGGRGTAIGILIGALAVGSATPHLLRPLGGIGAWQPVLLLASGLAVVAAVLAATGLRTGPYQAPAAPFDPRAVRRIIADRATMLANGGYFGHMWELYAMWTWIPAFLAASFAADASGGTTPSLASYLAFGTIAAGGLGAAAAGVLADRVGRTAVTSWSMVLSGACCLAIGPLFGGPVWPVAGICLVWGFAIVADSAQFSACVSELAEPEYVGTALTLQTAIGFLLTVATIRLVPVWEAALGWEWAFAPLAIGPALGTWSMLALRRRPEATRIAGGRR
- a CDS encoding DUF1080 domain-containing protein; this encodes MKRRIDSFKLSSAATSALLTFGAVGAAGCGQAEAGSETGDAAPADADVEAQMAANRLSAEEAAEGFELLFDGESLDAWRGFRMDDVPAGWSAKEGALAFTPGVGGGTLITRETYADFDLRLEWKVGEGGNSGIFFGISENTERAFESGPEMQVLDNAGHYDGGNPLTSAGSNYGLHAPPEDVSNPAGEWNEVRIVRHGNQVVHWLNGVQVVEYEIGSDEWEALVAGSKFVEWPDYGRHHEGHLGVQDHGDPVWYRNIRVRRIP
- the acs gene encoding acetate--CoA ligase, producing the protein MTEQHREIDVLLDEQRTFEPSADFVAAAHVGDRGPYDEAGRDREAYWEAWARRLDWFTPWDTVLEWDPPFSKWFVGGTLNAAYNCLDRHLQARGSKTALIWEGEPGDVRRYTYRELHEEVCRFANALKGLGVGKGDRVAIYLPMVPEAAVAMLACARIGAPHSVVFGGFSPQSLRDRIEDAHATCVITADGGYRRGGIIPLKASTDAAIEGLDYVNSVVVVRRSAVTDPRAAPHGDAVDTPSCDMTAGRDHWYHDLIAAADADFPAEPMDSEDLLYILYTSGTTGKPKGVMHTTGGYMTHVTATAKWVFDLREDDIYWCTADVGWVTGHSYIVYGPLSNGATVVMYEGSPDWPDRGRFWELCERYAVTVFYTAPTAIRAFMRWGDDWPAGYDLSALRLLGTVGEPINPEAWVWYDRHIGGGRCPIVDTWWQTETGGIMITPLPGAITTKPGTATVPFPGIEAAILDEEGNPAESGYLAITSPWPGMLRGVWGDEERYRETYWSKWPDIYFPGDGARVDEDGYYWIMGRVDDVLNVAGHRIGTMEVESALVDHGAVAEAAVVGRSDEIKGQAVAAFVSVVEGTETSEALRQELRGHVAAQIGAIARPADLIFAAELPKTRSGKIMRRLLRDVAEGRALGDTTTLADPAVVRSLQQQFADSEA
- the proB gene encoding glutamate 5-kinase, with the translated sequence MSQLQPVPTPEGAAAAPPLTREAIATADRVVLKVGTGVVTHDDGTIALSRLFRVVESASRLRQEGREVLIVTSGAVGLGRVALQLPEPPETAQLKQTCAAIGQSRLMELYQQGFARLGVTCAQILITWTDFDDRVRYLNLHETLQSLFRLGVVPVVNENDAISLNDRVYRGTGKRPIFDDNDRLGALVASELAADLIVLLTDVPGVMTADPRRDPDARLVARIDRPDEHGLDVDGRSGLGRGGMASKLEAARVASRGGCHTVIASGVDPGALDRVLAGEEEGTWIPPRAALSSRSRWIAYCSHPRGTLVLAEGGAERLQDGEPVRAGDVARAEGEFRRGDVVEVRALDGSLVGRGVVALDSRLVLQATSHQAGAGVQIVGREHLILKES
- a CDS encoding serine hydrolase gives rise to the protein MRRALDRTFVTHLCCVLSLSLFGLLACAPEDGGEAGGGDAGGGDAGGGEAGADEASGESLTERLIARGESLELPTEWDPPPGEPIVHHTAGFAKTLCSGTFITGLDWRDAAANVGGFTAPFQHRGAVVDTVVDMEAQTVSLTLGSGITRTAKLYGSQGCITHPLGQDSIYFTPSVVEPMTPDPATTPWPMGDVLPDEPYPPEIDMDKVGQAVETAMDQEGMTLGFVVTYKGRIIGEDYGPGVDMHTPFESWSKGKSLTGTLMAVLIQQGVYELWQRAPIPEWQDDERRNIRIADIMRMSSGIRIVAPQDPDYTEEMGYPDHLYLYTGENAFEWAATRPQQWEPNTVGRYRNTDPALTNYLVRLGVEGRGDDYHAFPQRHLFDKLGIRNFIMETDPNGNFLTQGYEFGSARDWARLGNLYLQDGVWEGERILPEGYVDYAMEIAPAWIADGRPTYGGGFLWKDLGFPIEDDYGGFAGAGGQYTVFIPARGLVITRLGKYTGAGPGGENLRAAIALLMEAVPPIGD
- a CDS encoding glutamate-5-semialdehyde dehydrogenase, which produces MEATTMEATTLKREATERAPTETLRKRAAGVRAAQRTIGSAEAERRTAALRALKAVLVRSRAEISRANDEDLARAAEEGLSGSLLHRLGLPDAKFESLLEGIDALVDGEDPIDRVLTRTELDEGLVLERVRSPLGVLLIIFESRPDAVIQIGSLAIRSGNGVIMKGGREAARSNEALVGCLRQALEEAGLDPRAVLGVPDRRDVDELLALDDLIDLVIPRGSGALVRSIQERSRIPVLGHAEGVCHLYVDASADPEMALRLAVDGKCDYPAACNATETLLVHEAFLPRLGPVGEALRERGVELRCDEPSRQVLPWAEAASEEDWGLEFGDLTLAVRTVAGLEEAVDFIHAHGSSHTDAIVAEDPAVAERFLKAVDAASVFHNASTRFADGFRYGLGAEVGISTARIHARGPVGVEGLLTTRWLLRGEGQGAADYGPGKRSFTHRPLDG
- a CDS encoding 5'-3' exonuclease H3TH domain-containing protein; amino-acid sequence: MQVHLIDGTYELFRHFYGAPSAKNAGGHEVGAARGVVASMLGLLEGGATHVAIATDRVIESFRNELWPGYKDGSGIDPALFSQFPLVEEALASAGFVVWPMVEHEADDAMAAGAAMAAADPRVERVFICTPDKDLAQCVEGDRIVQFDRRQRLLRDEAGVIEKFGVPPAAIPDWLALVGDSADGFPGIRGFGAKTAAAVLARYGRIEDIPSDGREWDVAVRGPERLAQTLRNGLDDALLFRRLATLVRDAPVSASVDDLEWTGPRDDFDLVATILDAPDLPSRAGRLAAARREPAG